In Desulfuromonadales bacterium, one genomic interval encodes:
- a CDS encoding response regulator, with protein sequence MSTYKVLIVEDSPTMRQLIVFALKRLRGLNIVEANDGVDGLKKLSSDKFDLIFTDINMPIMDGLKLVSLVRNDAGYKQVPIVIITTEGASEDRERALALGANDYITKPIQTTQILDVAKRLLNLGT encoded by the coding sequence ATGTCCACATACAAGGTTCTGATCGTTGAAGACTCGCCGACCATGCGCCAGCTGATCGTTTTTGCCCTGAAGCGACTGCGTGGGCTGAACATCGTTGAGGCGAACGACGGGGTCGATGGGCTGAAAAAGCTGTCGAGTGACAAATTCGACCTGATTTTCACCGACATCAACATGCCGATCATGGACGGACTCAAACTGGTGAGCCTGGTGCGTAACGATGCGGGCTACAAGCAGGTGCCCATCGTCATCATCACCACCGAAGGGGCGAGCGAGGACCGGGAGCGCGCTCTGGCGCTGGGGGCAAACGATTACATCACCAAACCGATACAGACCACGCAGATACTCGACGTCGCCAAACGTCTGCTCAATCTCGGCACCTGA